The Carcharodon carcharias isolate sCarCar2 chromosome 2, sCarCar2.pri, whole genome shotgun sequence genomic sequence TGTCCACtgtcacctccaccccccccaccccctaccccccataACATGCAGCCCACAGGCtaaagcaggatggtgtgtgccctggaggggaacttccaggcggtggtgttcccatgaatctgctgccctgtgcttctcggtggtagaggttgtgggtttggaaggtgctgtccaaggagccatggtgagtttgtATTCTGAATGCAGACTGGCCAATTAATCATAATTTACTTGTGGACTTTATGTATGGATTAGATTGGATTTCGCATGGGTTTTGCTGACCCCTATGGAGATATGATGAAGATCCTCAAAAAACTTTAATTTGGACGTAATGATATGAGATTTGTTTTAGCAAGAAGGGATCTGGTGAGGAATTTAAATTTTGTTACAATATTGGAACAGTGTAAACAGTTGGCCAGAACCATTTAATCTACTCCATTCACCTCTTTGCAAATCTGATTGTGATTCATTAACCTGTTCATTATACAGTTGTTCACACAATCGCTCTTATATTGCTTTTCAGGGTACTGAGCATAGCAATATTTTCCGTGGCATTTTTCGGATTTCCTGATCATTGGTATAATTAGAATAGGAATAACATATCATTCCCAATACTACCAAAGCTTCACAAATGTGACCAATGTTAATTTGTAAATAAAACAAGTGCAACAGCTTCTTTGTATCTGGGTAGCAGAGACTGCAGGAACTCGCAATGTGTTCCACCTTATTTAAAATATGAAGAAGAGTTTTCTCAGCAGGCACATTTCTGTCATCAGGGAAAAGCCAGATGACAAAGGTTTGGAGAAGTTTTGAACAATATGGTGCAATCATTGATCTTGCTCTGAATCCCCACTTTTTGGAAAGAACCATATAAACCTATCAGGAAATACAGCAAAAAACAAAAGTAAATGTGAAGAGGGAAGTACCCTTTCAAAACTCTAGTAATAATTGACACTTCTTCAGGAAAGTGTATGTTGTAAGTGGAGTCCTGTAGACATTGGGATTATATGTGGAGTGAGATGCAATAAATTACTCTGAGTATAATGGAGATGTGTTGTAAAAGACACCAGGATGTGTATTCAGCCTTGGAACTCTTTGTACATTTTCTGAATAAAAATCTGACTGGCCTGATTGCCACTAAAGCTTTTTATTTATTACCTACTTTCGCTGGTTTCTGCTAACCTGTTATTCATAATGGCTAAAGCACCCACCCCACCTGAGAAGCCATTCTGCCTCGTGTTGACGCACACTGTCCGAGGATAGCCATTGGCAGTTTCTGACAGCTGCTTCTGCAGGATGGCAAGTGACACCTTGTTGGAGGCAGTGAGGTCCCTCATGGAGATCATTTCCCCAGAgagcctccttccctctccatcactgtcacatggcCCCTCTGCATCTGCCAAGACATGGTTCCTGCGGATACGAGATAGTCCCGGGGTGATAGCATTCCGCCGCCCAGTGCGCATCTTCCCTCTCCGGCACCTTGGGCAGCATCTACATTCCAGTTTCCTCAGTAGCCAGTTGACGAACTGCTTGATCACAATGGAGATGACATTGAAGAGTGAATAGATACAGCACACCCCCAAGAGTATGAATACAAAATTACCAAATCTGTACAATCCCTGATTTGTATAGGCTGCATTCTGACTGCTGACCAGATCCCCAAagccaatagtactgaaggtgACAAAGCAGAAATACAGTGAGTCGGTGTAATTCCATCCTTCCACTGGAGTGTACATTGCAGAAGCACAGCAGGAGATTATGATCGCTGTGACCCCAAGGATCAGCATGATGTAGTACACAGATGGCTTCCATCCAGTCAAGTTGGCTGTGTCGATGGCTGATTGCCGCCGAATGATGGGAGGCAGTAGGCCTTTACTCCGCAGCCGCCTCTGGTAGCACGCCTTCATGATGAAGGCCAGCAGGGTAATGATGCGCTCCAGGAAGAGGTTGAAAAACAGAATGGTCCCTGCACATCCTAGTAGGCCATAAAATATCAGAAACACTTTTCctgccacagttgctggagttgtcATGCCAAAACCTAAAACAaaacaaagagaaagagaaggtTTTATGGTTTTGTCATGCACATTTTACAATCCTCTAAACATATAGTGCAGAGTCATTTACCAGGTAGCCCCACTGACAAATTATAAGGACCTTCCAGCACACCCTGTCTGGCGGACTGTCCTGCTGACTAACAGCTGCAATGTTGAATCAATATAACTTAAGACAATTCAACACTTAAACTAATATATGTAAGTTCTATAAATTTATTCATTGAAAGAAACAGGGCTGTTTCCCAAATTGAGAACAAATTGTATTCCATCAGACATTGTTTTCAGTATTAACTGCCAAACAGGTTTATTAAACATTAATGAATGAAATATAATATTAACTCAACATTTTTTTCACAGAAATAGGCTTATTTGACTCTACATTGAAGAGAATAATTAATAACTTGCACCTTCTAAGCTAAGCCAAATTTGAATTACTTTTTATGCATTGTTTTTCTCTTGATCTTCTCACTAACTACAGAAAGGTCTGGCTAGCTAATGATCTTTGGAAATTTCTGACAGATCTGCTTCAAAGATCAGGGGCAGGATCTTTGGGTTGTCGGGCGGGCACGGCaagcgggcccaggagcagctgggGAACAGtacgccgcccgcgatcggctcccgaCCACGatctcacactggcaggccagcaTGGAAcgtgcgctgagaagctcagcgctgcccggggtgggggggcggagggcaggaggagtgtgagcgcAAAAGTCTGTGCGTGTGCAGGGGCgcacgcactgaaagctccctgaaggcaggaagCTGAAGGCTTGTAAGAACAAAAGTAAAGAACCTGGACATgtgaaaaacatgtccccacataggacccACTCACATGAACAAAACATTATAAAAAATTATGTCAAAaatctttcattttcttttaaattaatgttggaagcctcatcccgcccatggatgaggtttcctaaaaagcccaaaggccgatttgcccgcccaccaaccataaggctggatgggcagcgcaAAATAgcattaaattaattgattaatggccttaataggcctcttaattgctgTCGGGCACCCTGCCCACTCTCGTGTGTCCCCACCAGCTGAAAGATCAcgcaagtgcacgatgatgtcgggacgcttgcccaatgtcattgcacgctattttacgcccgatcgggttgGGCGCGTGCCCGCCCGTGGGACATAAAATCCTGACCCAGGTGTCAGCTGCAGTTCAGTGGGTGGCCtacctgcctctgagtcagaaggttgtgaatttgagtcccactccagacttAAGCACAGACTTCAAGGCTGATATTTCagcacagtattgagggagtgctgtgctgttagAGGTACCatcttcagatgagatgttaaattgaggccctggctgccctcttaggtggacataaaaaaaaacccttggtgctatttcaaagaagagtaggggagttatcccctgtGCCCTGGCCAATGCATCgcaaaaagattatctggtcattatcacagtgctacttgtgggagctttctgtgtgcaatttggctgctgcttttcctacattataacagtaactacacttcaaaagcacttccttggttgtaaagcactttgggaagactggtggtcatgaaaggtgctatataaatgcaagtctttctattttttattttggATAGCCTCTTGCCTTTTTGAAAGTCTCTAAGATTtgttaacaaaacaaaaacagaattacctggaaaaactcagcaggtctggcagcattggcggagaagaaaagagttgacgtttcgagtccacatgacccttcgacagaacttgagctcgagtctctttcttggactcgaactcaagttctgtcgaagggtcatgaggactcgaaatgtcaactcttttcttctccgccgatgctgccagacctgctgagtttttccaggtaattctgtttttgttttggatttccagcatccgcagtttttttgtttttatcaaagatTTGTTAATTTGAAAGGATCAGACTGATTTATCCCTTTAAAAACAGTAACTACAGCCAAGTGGAATTTAAAATAGCTATTTATTACATTCAAAAAGCTGATGATCAGACACTTATTTGAACAAATAACATAACATGTTTATATTTGAATTGAATAGCTCATCTCCACCGTCAATCAAACTGCCCATCAACAGCCTAATTGACACAATAATATGTTGAATTAAATTGGAACATGATTTCTGTGAGTGAAGTTGATTTTAAATTTTTTGTGTGCTTTGATAGAATTGAAGATAATATAAATTGAATTTTAGacataaatgtttcattttcctCAAAGATTCTTGACATGGAAACTAAAGCACAGAAGCAGGACATTTGGCCTAAATGGTCTGTTTATATTCTGCTCAAGTCCTCCTCAACTTTAATTCTCTTTTCACACCTCACCCCCTTACCCCTCTTTCTATTCTCCCGATTAATGCATGCCTCCCCTTAAACAGATCAATTCTTTGACCATTCCATGTTTTCACCACtctccaattaaaaaaaaatttctatCATTAATTTTCATGGTTAAGTGTTAATATTACAGAAATATTCTTTTATCTCTacgcccccaccccaaacccccagatCATCGTTACAGGTTTTATGCGCTCATGATGCGAATAAGTGTTTCGTGACATCGTTTTCATGCTCCTCTTTTACAAATTTGTATCTGTCCCCTTGTCCTGCAATTGTGGTTTGAGTAGAAATTGTTCTGAGAAATAATGCTTTAAGAGTAGATTTATtactggaatgttgttgtttgctTCTCACTCTGAGTGAGCTGAAAACGTACAAAACCGATTAGGCCAGGGAGATTTGAATTTCCCTCGACCTCTCAACAGTCTAAGATTGATTGTATAATTTGCACAAAAACAATTCTCTGTTGCATGATGGCCAATATCACAACAATTATTAAAGAGTATTTTCATTCTTGTTCAAGAATCCATGGGGTTTAATTGAAGCTCAGGACTCGTGGTCATTGGTAAATGACAATAACTAGGCTGAAGCATACAGGCAAGCCCAAAGAGGAACCACTGCCATGATATTCCACAAGtcactggcctggattttgcgGGGGCCTTTAATGGTGAACTGTGAGTATTATCCCTCTGAAACCAACTGCAACCTCTGGATTTAACGCAAGTGCAGGTGAACGTGGAAAATTGTGGCCTGTCATTCGCTACTCTGCAACATGCTGTGCTGTATAACACCCCttgcccccacacccaccaaccacccagAACCAGCAAATCAGTGAAATCAGTGGATGGGCCAAGAGCTTCACTTTTCCGGCTTTCATATCCCTGTTGTTAAATGTCTAGATATTCTGAATTTTTCTTTAATAGTaactttttactgttttttcatgatatttcagcttctacatTCACTCAGTGTCCCAATCTTTACTTTGCTGTAtgtaatttttttatttaaaaagtgaTTTCATTTTAGTGCTTTCCGTTTCCTGAttggctgtctgtgagaattctttaaCTGATTGGCTGCTTGGACAGTTTGATGATATCACTGCAGCTGCATGCTGGGGATCCTAATTAAAGACTGCTACAATCAATTACACACAGAGATGATGCAAAATTCTCGCTGCAGAGATTGTTAGATCTCTCAGTGAAGCTTTTGGTCCTGACTGTAAGATCCAGGCCATTATGCTTTAATGAGATTAATAGTTTACTGTGTAATATTTTTGTAGGAGGTGATGGATGTGAGAAAGCAGCAGTATGATGACAAGGAGTTTGGCTTGAACTGGAGCTCAGCACTGAAGTGTAGTTGACTTTCAGTTATTTGATTGTTGGAATTGTCAATTTATCATACCAAGACAATGAAAACAAGTGCTGTGAGAAATGTACATGATATGGCATTTCCTAGAAACTATGTGTGTTCACGAAACACATAAAGTGTAAGAAATGTTTCCAGGTGGATTTCTCAAACTCCAAATGACTTAGAAAATCACTAGCATTGTGGAACAACACAGAATCTTCTGGAATGAGTGGTAATTCTACTGCACTGGATTGAGCATTGGCTACAAGCCAGTAGGCAGGAAATGGTTGTCAATCAATTTGGATCTGCTTGGAGACCAATCATCAGTGATGTCCCACAGTGCTAGGACTTTTTCTATTTACTATTTTCATTAACAATAGGGATGTTGTGTTGGGTGAATTAtctgcaagtttgctgatgatagcaAGAGAAGTGAGAGAGTTTGGACTGTAGAGGATCCTTGACTTCTACAAGCGGATCCAGATGTGCAAGGGTATTGGGCTGATGACTAGCAAATGACATTTAACTTAGAAAAGAGGATGTGGACAGGTCAAGCTGAACATGCATACTCCCTTCAGGGGAAAGAATTAAAGCCAGTGGGGACATCTGGGCATTCTAGTGCGTCAATCTCTAATGGTTCAGGAGCAATGCTGTGAAATAATAGCTACAGcaaatgtgagtgtgtgcttaCAGGAAAATTAACTATTAAAAAATACCATTTTGTCCTTGTACAAGACTTTGACTAGGCCTCAGTCCacatattgtgttcagttttagtCTTTGAGgctttggaaagggtgcagatgAGGATCACAGATTACTTCCCAGTTGCATCTTTAGTCACCAAGATAGGCTCAAGAGAGCTGGTTCTCTATATATTAGAGAAGTTCCGATTCAGAGGCAATTTAGATTTACATGAAGTGCTGGATTGTGTTGGTGAAGCACAATTGTATCGAATGAATAGGTTAGAGAAGACCAGGAATCACTCTTATTACTTAAGAAAAGGCAGGACTGGGTTAGATATTTGgagtaaataaaaacagaaaatgctggaaaagctcagcaggtctggcagcctttttggagagagaaacagagttaatgttttgagcccatAAGATTCTTCTTtggttctgccagacctgctgaacttttccagcactttctgtttttatctcaggtcTCCAGCATtctcagtactttgcttttattttagatgtTCAGAGGTTCTTTCCTCAGAGAATAGTGAGCATGTGGAACAGGTTGCTGGCTCATGTGGTGCAAACACTGATTTACTGAATTCTTCAAGCAAGGGATGGAGCAGCTTCTGGCTGGGGAGGAGATGTTAACGGGGTGGTGAGCCATAGTTCAAGAGGCACCATGGGCACTTGTCTCTGTCAGAGAGAGACAAGTGGGTTATATAGCTTGAAGGGCGCCACTACTCATCAAGCATGGAGTAAGGCAAGGAGGCAAGTCTCCATGAACTACCACTGCTGATACAGGGATTGAACCCGCGCAGTTAGGGTCATTCTGTAGCCTTCTGAGCTAACTGACTCCCATCGTGATAAGCCTacagaaataaaacagaaagtgttagCAATACTTACCAGGTCTGGCAACAGCTGTGATGGGAAAAGCAGAGTTAATTGCTGAATTTCCTTCCATGGACCTCAATCCTGCTGTTGGGAGGAAAAGTGCACCCGGAACCTGCAAGTACTGGCACTGGGACACAGAGGGTGATTTTTGAGGAAGTGGAAAATTGTGGCCATCTCAGGGAGCCCTGTCCAAATAAAGATGGAGGGCGGGCTcccagaggctgcaggacaattgGAGGCCCTCCATGGCTGAGAGATCGGCAGCCGATATGGACTGGGGAACGGGAGGGCGCCTCAAGATTTCCACTGAAGAAACTTTCAAAGGATATAAATGAAAAGTGGTCACAGTTGCCAGGTTGTCAGCAGGACAGCGTCtggaaatcgtggttgggggaaTTATCTTTCATGATGGAGTGCTGGAGCCCTGTTCTGCCCTGGGGAGGCTGCCTCTATTCATTGGCTGGGTTATGGCCtcaatgaggttgtgtgtgtgtgtgtgtgtgggggttggtggtggtggtggtggtggtggtggtggtggtggtggtgtggggtggtctgcaaaCTGACTAGAAAATTCAGGTTTGTATTGGCAGGGTGGCCttattggccctttaattggcttaaaagGCTTCCTGTCACTTGTACCTCCTGCCCGCCTCTGGTCCCGCCTCCACAGCCAAACAAAAATTCAGCCCAGCATTTCAAGTCGCGAATACTTCCTCCAAACTGATACGTCTACTGACCTCAGTTCAGGCCGTT encodes the following:
- the kcnk12 gene encoding potassium channel subfamily K member 12, which produces MGSASARGCALLHLNEDNGRFVLLALLIVAYLLCGAAVFSAIERPTELEARARWNRTVRNFADKFDIAAGELSAFLRDYEAAIAAGIHADTLRPRWDFTGAFYFVGTVVSTIGFGMTTPATVAGKVFLIFYGLLGCAGTILFFNLFLERIITLLAFIMKACYQRRLRSKGLLPPIIRRQSAIDTANLTGWKPSVYYIMLILGVTAIIISCCASAMYTPVEGWNYTDSLYFCFVTFSTIGFGDLVSSQNAAYTNQGLYRFGNFVFILLGVCCIYSLFNVISIVIKQFVNWLLRKLECRCCPRCRRGKMRTGRRNAITPGLSRIRRNHVLADAEGPCDSDGEGRRLSGEMISMRDLTASNKVSLAILQKQLSETANGYPRTVCVNTRQNGFSGGVGALAIMNNRLAETSESR